A window of Prolixibacter sp. SD074 contains these coding sequences:
- a CDS encoding UpxY family transcription antiterminator: MHHEKEPSDENIRAVLKSKNKTQLNFPGMEASKELSARWYAIYVKSRSEKKVLQTLTEKGIDAYLPIYKKLRQWSDRKKLVEMPLMPGYVFVHITWKDYDRVLQTDHVVCYITFGGKAAPVRDEDIESLKHMLRQDKVKVELTREDLAPGEQVEILSGPLVGMKGELIQIKGKNKVGIRIQPVGYTVMVEVPISELAIIR, translated from the coding sequence ATGCATCATGAAAAAGAACCATCAGATGAAAACATTCGGGCAGTTCTGAAATCAAAAAACAAAACCCAACTTAATTTCCCCGGGATGGAAGCCTCAAAAGAACTTTCGGCACGTTGGTATGCTATTTATGTGAAAAGCCGCTCTGAAAAAAAGGTCCTGCAAACACTCACCGAAAAAGGTATCGATGCCTACCTTCCCATTTATAAAAAACTTCGCCAGTGGAGCGACCGGAAAAAACTGGTGGAAATGCCCCTGATGCCCGGCTACGTCTTCGTTCACATTACCTGGAAGGATTATGATCGGGTGCTGCAAACCGACCATGTCGTTTGTTACATTACCTTCGGAGGCAAAGCCGCACCGGTTCGTGACGAAGACATCGAATCGTTGAAACACATGCTCCGGCAGGATAAGGTGAAGGTGGAACTGACACGCGAAGACCTGGCTCCGGGCGAACAGGTCGAGATTCTCTCCGGCCCGTTAGTGGGGATGAAAGGCGAACTGATCCAGATCAAGGGGAAAAACAAAGTAGGCATCCGCATTCAACCAGTTGGATATACTGTCATGGTCGAAGTCCCCATCTCTGAATTGGCCATTATCCGATAA